In Gossypium hirsutum isolate 1008001.06 chromosome D06, Gossypium_hirsutum_v2.1, whole genome shotgun sequence, one genomic interval encodes:
- the LOC107901481 gene encoding type 2 DNA topoisomerase 6 subunit B-like isoform X2: protein MDISSVQKLCIHLISSAVQRCRLSEGLCRLSVVLKSSPPIIRVSISDTGTGSCLEEFQDLKCNREGIGTEKWDGLLSIKTTSISDNKIYHYHLNLRGSVSARRLTRLPSIPKNDAKFSGTEVCLSIFETIDALLKDIKHYFQKMLILKIPSVAAELVIERGDASGLRCENVFLPNECSPLNFSSSNVERLKSGLEEYVLKHRNSLNNKCDSCFCSREKLKISSGVASSMESHRSPGLIVEAVIAISELSESLCFRSSGNKTEVLHFKDFSPGSVSIASLNALTSIDWRSYGLTLVSAVDQVDHALIEWESLPPYLHIDMVIHCYHKQYPGKYKYQPDRHLIKKGVKLALDDLKEKHTGLLLSAHAVKICSYAPDLASSIAGIILSSNDLKFRSKCSTLLELSQSQAIGKQTVEDRIKEKIISVIETNDRKPEKIKEAAPFLFVDDRPQDLDPADLYLEEHAGGDNVFSFPD, encoded by the exons ATGGATATTTCGTCAGTTCAGAAGCTCTGCATTCAT TTAATTTCTTCTGCTGTTCAAAGATGTCGTTTATCCGAAGGTCTTTGCCGATTATCAGTCGTTCTCAAGAGCTCTCCTCCAATCATTCGAGTTTCAA TATCAGATACGGGCACCGGTAGTTGCTTGGAGGAGTTTCAAGACCTTAAGTGCAACAGAGAAGGTATTGGAACGGAAAAGTGGG ATGGGTTGCTTTCCATCAAAACTACCA GCATTAGTGATAATAAGATATATCATTATCACTTAAATCTTAGAGGAAGTGTTTCTGCCAGAAGACTGACTAGGCTACCTTCAATTCCTAAGAATGATGCAAAGTTCAG TGGCACCGAAGTATGTCTGTCCATTTTTGAGACTATTGATGCCTTGCTGAAAGATATCAAACACTACTTTCAGAAG ATGCTGATTCTAAAGATCCCC AGTGTAGCAGCTGAACTGGTGATTGAACGAGGGGATGCTTCTGGGTTGCGATGTGAAAATGTCTTTTTACCTAATGAATGCAGCCCTTTGAACTTTTCAAGCTCCAATGTTGAAAGACTAAAGTCTGGCCTTGAAGAATATGTTTTGAAGCACAGAAATAGCTTAAACAATAAATGTGATTCTTGCTTCTGCAGTAG GGAGAAACTTAAGATCAGTAGTGGAGTAGCATCCAGCATGGAAAGCCATAGGAGTCCCGGACTAATTGTGGAAGCAGTAATTGCAATAAGTGAACTTTCGGAATCTCTTTGCTTCAGGTCATCCGGCAACAAAACAGAG GTTTTGCATTTTAAAGATTTCTCACCAGGTTCAGTATCCATTGCATCCCTCAATGCTTTGACTAGCATTGACTGGAGAAGTTATGGGTTAACGTTGGTGAGTGCTGTGGATCAAGTTGACCATGCACTGATAGAGTGGGAAAGTTTACCCCCTTATCTTCATATAGATATGGTGATACACTGCTATCATAAACA ATATCCaggaaaatataaatatcaacctGACCGGCATCTTATTAAAAAGGGAGTGAAACTTGCCTTGGATGATTTGAAGGAGAAACACACCGGACTTCTTCTTAGTGCACATGCCGTGAAG ATTTGCAGTTATGCCCCAGACCTTGCAAGCTCAATTGCTGGCATCATCTTGTCATCTAATGATCTGAAGTTCCGAAGCAAATGCTCCACACTTCTTGAACTATCGCAGTCTCAAGCGATCGGAAAGCAAACCGTTGAAGATCGTATCAAGGAAAAGATAATCTCAGTCATAGAGACAAATGATAGGAAGCCAGAGAAAATCAAAGAGGCTGCACCTTTTCTTTTTGTAGATGACCGTCCCCAGGACCTCGACCCAGCCGACTTATATTTGGAGGAACATGCAGGAGGTGACAATGTTTTTAGTTTCCCAGATTGA
- the LOC107901481 gene encoding type 2 DNA topoisomerase 6 subunit B-like isoform X1, giving the protein MDISSVQKLCIHLISSAVQRCRLSEGLCRLSVVLKSSPPIIRVSISDTGTGSCLEEFQDLKCNREGIGTEKWDGLLSIKTTSISDNKIYHYHLNLRGSVSARRLTRLPSIPKNDAKFSGTEVCLSIFETIDALLKDIKHYFQKMLILKIPVSSTATLMPFICTQNDMVRNLYFNETFLKSVAAELVIERGDASGLRCENVFLPNECSPLNFSSSNVERLKSGLEEYVLKHRNSLNNKCDSCFCSREKLKISSGVASSMESHRSPGLIVEAVIAISELSESLCFRSSGNKTEVLHFKDFSPGSVSIASLNALTSIDWRSYGLTLVSAVDQVDHALIEWESLPPYLHIDMVIHCYHKQYPGKYKYQPDRHLIKKGVKLALDDLKEKHTGLLLSAHAVKICSYAPDLASSIAGIILSSNDLKFRSKCSTLLELSQSQAIGKQTVEDRIKEKIISVIETNDRKPEKIKEAAPFLFVDDRPQDLDPADLYLEEHAGGDNVFSFPD; this is encoded by the exons ATGGATATTTCGTCAGTTCAGAAGCTCTGCATTCAT TTAATTTCTTCTGCTGTTCAAAGATGTCGTTTATCCGAAGGTCTTTGCCGATTATCAGTCGTTCTCAAGAGCTCTCCTCCAATCATTCGAGTTTCAA TATCAGATACGGGCACCGGTAGTTGCTTGGAGGAGTTTCAAGACCTTAAGTGCAACAGAGAAGGTATTGGAACGGAAAAGTGGG ATGGGTTGCTTTCCATCAAAACTACCA GCATTAGTGATAATAAGATATATCATTATCACTTAAATCTTAGAGGAAGTGTTTCTGCCAGAAGACTGACTAGGCTACCTTCAATTCCTAAGAATGATGCAAAGTTCAG TGGCACCGAAGTATGTCTGTCCATTTTTGAGACTATTGATGCCTTGCTGAAAGATATCAAACACTACTTTCAGAAG ATGCTGATTCTAAAGATCCCCGTAAGTTCAACTGCTACTTTGATGCCTTTCATCTGTACACAGAATGATATGGTCCGAAATTTGTATTTTAATGAAACTTTTTTGAAG AGTGTAGCAGCTGAACTGGTGATTGAACGAGGGGATGCTTCTGGGTTGCGATGTGAAAATGTCTTTTTACCTAATGAATGCAGCCCTTTGAACTTTTCAAGCTCCAATGTTGAAAGACTAAAGTCTGGCCTTGAAGAATATGTTTTGAAGCACAGAAATAGCTTAAACAATAAATGTGATTCTTGCTTCTGCAGTAG GGAGAAACTTAAGATCAGTAGTGGAGTAGCATCCAGCATGGAAAGCCATAGGAGTCCCGGACTAATTGTGGAAGCAGTAATTGCAATAAGTGAACTTTCGGAATCTCTTTGCTTCAGGTCATCCGGCAACAAAACAGAG GTTTTGCATTTTAAAGATTTCTCACCAGGTTCAGTATCCATTGCATCCCTCAATGCTTTGACTAGCATTGACTGGAGAAGTTATGGGTTAACGTTGGTGAGTGCTGTGGATCAAGTTGACCATGCACTGATAGAGTGGGAAAGTTTACCCCCTTATCTTCATATAGATATGGTGATACACTGCTATCATAAACA ATATCCaggaaaatataaatatcaacctGACCGGCATCTTATTAAAAAGGGAGTGAAACTTGCCTTGGATGATTTGAAGGAGAAACACACCGGACTTCTTCTTAGTGCACATGCCGTGAAG ATTTGCAGTTATGCCCCAGACCTTGCAAGCTCAATTGCTGGCATCATCTTGTCATCTAATGATCTGAAGTTCCGAAGCAAATGCTCCACACTTCTTGAACTATCGCAGTCTCAAGCGATCGGAAAGCAAACCGTTGAAGATCGTATCAAGGAAAAGATAATCTCAGTCATAGAGACAAATGATAGGAAGCCAGAGAAAATCAAAGAGGCTGCACCTTTTCTTTTTGTAGATGACCGTCCCCAGGACCTCGACCCAGCCGACTTATATTTGGAGGAACATGCAGGAGGTGACAATGTTTTTAGTTTCCCAGATTGA
- the LOC107901483 gene encoding translation machinery-associated protein 22 isoform X1, whose translation MAEKPQPVKVLYCPICSLPAEYCEFGPDFEKCKPWLISNAPDLYPHLLKEANEKEGEKVSEQLQSVGISSAAEGAASSAPPGSTVSSKQEDVKRLPGGKIKKKEKQEVVIEKVVRNRRKCITIVKGLDLFGGVVFQELSLVMLRKSLGRNLPPVHQLLRDQLTRSKLMFKETYRMILWNILQRPGLLYLKLPFSSLRMEKRFLLLDARTWSQSRGLGGILKHIDESVPL comes from the exons TATGTTCTCTTCCAGCGGAGTACTGTGAATTCGGCCCTGATTTCGAAAAGTGTAAGCCTTGGTTGATCAGCAACGCCCCTGACCTTTACCCACATCTCCTCAAAG AGGCTAATGAAAAGGAGGGTGAGAAGGTTTCTGAACAGCTGCAATCAGTTGGTATTTCCTCTGCTGCTGAAGGGGCAGCATCTTCAGCTCCACCAG GGAGCACGGTGTCATCTAAACAAGAAGATGTAAAACGTCTTCCTGGtggaaaaataaagaagaaa gagAAACAAGAAGTTGTCATTGAAAAGGTTGTACGTAATAGGCGCAAATGTATCACCATTGTGAAAGGATTGGATCTATTTG GAGGAGTTGTTTTTCAGGAATTAAGCTTAGTGATGCTTCGAAAAAGCTTGGGAAGAAATTTGCCACCGGTGCATCAGTTGTTAAG GGACCAACTGACAAGGAGCAAATTGATGTTCAAGGAGACATATCGTATGATATTGTGGAATATATTACAGAGACCTGGCCTGCT gtacctgaaactgCCATTTTCTTCATTGAGGATGGAAAAAAGGTTCCTGCTGCTTGATGCTAGAACTTGGAGCCAGAGCAGGGGATTGGGTGGGATTTTAAAGCACATCGATGAGTCAGTTCCACTTTAA
- the LOC107901483 gene encoding translation machinery-associated protein 22 isoform X2 has protein sequence MAEKPQPVKVLYCPICSLPAEYCEFGPDFEKCKPWLISNAPDLYPHLLKEANEKEGEKVSEQLQSVGISSAAEGAASSAPPGSTVSSKQEDVKRLPGGKIKKKEKQEVVIEKVVRNRRKCITIVKGLDLFGIKLSDASKKLGKKFATGASVVKGPTDKEQIDVQGDISYDIVEYITETWPAVPETAIFFIEDGKKVPAA, from the exons TATGTTCTCTTCCAGCGGAGTACTGTGAATTCGGCCCTGATTTCGAAAAGTGTAAGCCTTGGTTGATCAGCAACGCCCCTGACCTTTACCCACATCTCCTCAAAG AGGCTAATGAAAAGGAGGGTGAGAAGGTTTCTGAACAGCTGCAATCAGTTGGTATTTCCTCTGCTGCTGAAGGGGCAGCATCTTCAGCTCCACCAG GGAGCACGGTGTCATCTAAACAAGAAGATGTAAAACGTCTTCCTGGtggaaaaataaagaagaaa gagAAACAAGAAGTTGTCATTGAAAAGGTTGTACGTAATAGGCGCAAATGTATCACCATTGTGAAAGGATTGGATCTATTTG GAATTAAGCTTAGTGATGCTTCGAAAAAGCTTGGGAAGAAATTTGCCACCGGTGCATCAGTTGTTAAG GGACCAACTGACAAGGAGCAAATTGATGTTCAAGGAGACATATCGTATGATATTGTGGAATATATTACAGAGACCTGGCCTGCT gtacctgaaactgCCATTTTCTTCATTGAGGATGGAAAAAAGGTTCCTGCTGCTTGA